TACCCTTATTGAGGCACGCGAAAGGAACCCCCGTGATCCGCAAACCCTGATACTGCTGGCGGAAATCTACATTAACAACCGGGAGTGGGAGAATCTTGGCGACACCTTTGTTTCCATTTTGGGGGATCCGCTGATCTATCCAACCCAAAAAATGGAGCTGGTTCGCTTTATCTATTCGCAGCATACCCAAAATCCGGAAATCGAAACCCTCGCAGAGCAGACCAGTTCCGTTATTCTGGCTTTCAGCCGCAATGAACCGGAATACACACCCGCACAGCTCATTGCCGCCGAGTTCTTTATTCAGCGGGGCGAATCGGAACTGGCACTGGAAACACTTGAACGGGTTACAACAAGTGCACCCGATGAACAGGATGCCTGGGCTCAAAGGCTTCAGCTGCTTTTTTCACTTGAACGGTATGATGACATAATAAATCTGGAAGACCAGGCGGCTGAGCACGCTCCAAACAACGCCTTTGCAGGGTTTTTTACAGGGCTTGCATTTCTTGTGACCGATCGCTTTGAAAAAGCTGAATACTGGCTTGAAAAAGCGGCCATGCAGCCCGGGCGAAGAAACTTCAGATCATTGGTTTACAGCAGTCTGGGCGATGCCAGACATGAACTTAATGAATGGAGTGCTTCGAAAGAGGCCTATGAGATGGCGCTGCGCCTTGACCCCGATAACCACGGGGCAAAAAATAATTATGCTTATCACCTTTCACTGCGTGATGAACGTCTTGATTATGCGATGGATCTGGCGGAAGAAGCTACAACTGCAGAACCGGATAACGCCGCCTACCTGGATACCCTTGGATGGATACATTTCAAAAAAGGGAACTACGAGGAAGCACGGCGGTATATAGAGCAGGCTGTTGAAACAGGCAATGCAGGCGTTGACGTGCTTGAGCACTTAGGTGATGTGTATGATGCTTTGGGTGACCCGGAGAATGCCAGAATCTGGTGGCAAAAGGCGCTGGACGCTGACCCGGAAAGACAATATTTAGAAGAAAAAATTCAGTAACGGCTACAGTATCGGTAAACACCGGTATGAATCTTTTCCAAACAATGGACAGATAACCCCATCCACTTTGATTTCTTTAAGGAAAAATACTTTTGTTCTGATTGTTCTTACCGTCCTGCTTGCAGGAGCCTGCAGTACGCAGCGAACGGTACTAAATGTGGAGGATATGAATCCTTCGGACCTCAGCGGCAGTGAACTGGCAGAAATGGTTAACGATTACAGCGAGTCGCTGCTAACCATAACAGGCAGCGGACGGGCGATAGTGAGCGAGCCGGGAAACAGTGACCGGGTGACGCTTGAGTTTTTATCGAGCAGGGAAGCCAGCCTGATTACGGTACGAACGGGTGTGGGAATTGAAGGCGGGCAGATTCTGGTCGATTCCGATTCCCTTCTGGTCTACAACCGGGTTGACGGATATGCTGAAAAGGTATCCGTAAACCAAAGCAATCTTACAAGTATCGGGTCACTGGCGTCTCTCAATATGCTCAGCATGTTCAGCTATTCACTTCCCGCAGGTCAGGTAGACTATGTTTTTGAAGATGACTCCCGCTATTTGGCCATTCTGGAAGATGAAACAAGGGTAACGGTTATGAAAGGGAGCGGATTCGTAGAGTCGGTTCAGCAGCAGGATACCCGTGCAGCCTACAGCCGGATCGAGTATGAAGGCTATGCAGAGATTGATGCCTTTTATCTGCCACGAAAAATCACCATTTTTAGCCGTGACGGAAGCTCAAGGGCCACATTTCTGGTCCAGCGACTTGATGTAAACAACCCGCTTCCCGAACTTACGATCGACTTGCCAGAAAATACTCCAATCAGAAGGTTATGATTTCGCGATCCGGACTCATCCTGATCTTACTATCGCTCATTGCAGCCCCAACTGTCCTCGCCCAGGGAAATGGCAGCTACGAGGAGCGCCGTGCTGAGCTTATCGAGCAGCAAAACACTACCAGGGAGCAGATCGAGAGCCTCCGCCAGCAAATTGAAACCTATACGGAGCGATTGGGTTTTGCAACGGAGCGTTATGAGCAAATGTATCAGCAGTATCTTGAACTCGAACGGGTCATCACCCTTCAGCAGGAGCAGATCCGCCAGATGCGCCGTGAGCAAAGCCAGATTACAGAGGAGATCGACCTGATTGAGGAAAACATTACCTCCAGTGAAGAGCGGCTCCGGGATCTCATAATGGAGTACAAGGATATTCTTACCTTCTCCTACAAGAACGGACGAACCACCGAGCTTGCCCTTCTGCTAACATCCTCTTCATTTAATCAGCTGCTGGTACGGTCATTTTATCTTGGTAAATTCGATGACTTCCGTCAGGCACAGGTTAATGAAATTGAAGACACCCATGATGAATTGCTAGCCTCCAAAACCGACCTTGAAGAAACCCGTTTGCGCAATCTGGATGCTCTCGCAGCCATTGAGCAGGAGATGAACAATCTGGAGGAGCAGCAGCAGCAACAGGAACGTAATGTGGAACTGCTTCGGCGCGACCGCGATAACATCCAGGAGCAGGTCGACATTCGTCAGCGGCAGCTGAGCGAGCTCACCAGCACGCTCGACAACCTGATTGCAGAAGAGGAGCGGATACGCCGCGAAGAGGCTGCCGGCACGCGTGTGATGCGCAGCGAGCGTGTCATGAATGATGAGGAGCTGGTGGCCGTAGCATCCACTTTCAGAAATAGCAAGGGACAGCTCCCCTGGCCGGTCGATAACGGAACCATCACTCAGAAATTCGGGCTTCGAATACACCCTGTATTTGGCACCCGAACGAACTACCCGGGCGTTGATATATCAGCACCGCCCCGCTCAACAGTGCGGGTTGTGAATGACGGTTATGTAATCGGAGTCGAAATTCTTCCCAACTTTGGCAACTCCATCCTGGTGCATCACGGCGGATTTTACACCGTGTATGGCAATCTCAGCGAAATCTATGTGCGCAAAGACCAGGTACTCAGCCGTAACGACGTGATCGGCCTCTCAGGTGATGAAAATTCGCTGATCGGCGAAGTGCTCTTTTTCATGGTGCGCGAAGGCACCACCAGCCTGAATCCCGAGGAGTGGCTGCAGAATGCGGTGCCGTAGGAGTGAAAAGGCAAAAGGCAGAAGGCAGAAGTGAGAAGGTGGAACCGATCAACCGATCAACCGAAAAAAGGCAAAAGTTAAAAAGTAGTTGAATCTTTCCTTTTCACTTTTGCCTTTTGCCTTTTCACTAACCCCGTCTCACGTTTGACGTTTGACGTCTCACTCCCTCACCTGTTAATTACATCGTCAATCTGTTCAATGCCACGCACGTAAGTGTTCAGCCATTCCGACTGCTCATAGAGCATGTGAAGAACGGATTCACGGGCACGATAGCCGTGGCTCTCTTCGGGCAGCATCACCAGGCGCGCAATGCCTCCGAGTCCGCTCACAGCCGCATACATTCGCTCGCTCTGCATCGGGAAGGTTCCGGAGTTGTTGTCCTCCATTCCGTGGATAAAGAGAATCGGATCTTTGATGCCGTCTGCATGCATAAAGGGCGACATGCTCAGATAGATATGATCGGCTCTCCAGAAGTTGCGCGGCTCTGCCTGGAAGCCAAACGGAGTCAAGGTACGGTTGTAGGCGCCGCTGCGTGCGATTCCGGCTTTGAATATCCGCGAATGCGCCAGCAGGTTGGCCGTCATGAAGGCACCATAGCTGTGTCCGCCGATGGCAAACCTATCGGGATCTCCAACTCCCCTGCTGTCCATCTCGTTTACAACGGCTTCAGCGCTCATAATCAACTGTTCCACAAATGTGTCATTCGGGTTGGCATCGCCTTCGCCTACAATCGGCATAGTGGCATTTTCTACAACCGCAAATCCCTGGGTCAGTGCAAAGTGCGGACCCCAATAACTCATCCCTGCAAACCTGTAGGGTGAATCGGCTACCTGTCCGGCTGCATCGGCGCTCCGGAATTCACGGGGATACGCCCAAACCAGAACGGGAAGCGGACCGTCACGATCCTTGTCATAGCCCGGCGGAAGATAGAGCGTGGCCGATAGGTTCACGCCGTCTTCGCGTTCATACTGAATAAACTCTTTGTACACATCCTTTAACTGGGGAGTTGGATGTTCAAACTCTGTGATCTGATCGAGATCGCCTGATTCAATGTCCCGTACATAGTAGTTGGGCTGGACGCTGACGGACTCACGTCGGGTGATAGCCTGCATGCCTTCATCATCAAGCAGGGTAACGATAAACTCATAGTAGGGTGCTTCCGAACGCCAGAGTTCTGTGGTTTCACCTGTTTCCAGGTTGTATTTTCGCAGAAACGGACGGTTACCTTCCGGAGTTGCACCGGTACCTGTCAGCAGCAGCGTATTGCCGTCGTCTACGGTGTGAAGTACCCACGTTCCGTACTGAGAGCGTTTCATTTCGGGTGAACCGGGATCTCCGTAACGGTCCTCGGTTGAACGGTCAAAAATGAGTTCGGCCTCCCTTGATGGATTATCGGGATAAATCTTCCAGGTGCGGACGTGTCTGTCAGCTCGCCAATACTCGCTTACCAATGCAAAATCCTCCTCACTCCACATGATTCCCGCGTACCTGTAGGCAACCTCAAACAGTTCGGTCGGGTTACCCCTGAAAGGCGCTTCATGCTGATAGATGCGATCGCGCATCGACACGTCGACAGAGGGATCCCCGCCGTCCAGAGCCTCCACCCAGGTTAGTGTGGCGGGGGCATCGTTTCTCCAGCTAACGGATCGGGGGCCTTCCGTTGTTGATGAGAACGCGATGGGCACATCGTCGGCCAGGGGCAGCTCTGCAAACTGGTGAACCATGTTGCCGTCACGATCCCAGATCTGAATGTTTTGCGGAAAACGGTAGGCAGGCACACGATAGGAATAGGGCCGCTCAGTCTTGTTTACCAAAATGTACTCTCCGTCAGGAGATAAGTCTGCAGTTCTGTAGATCGCAGGACTCCCGATCATTTTGAGGGAACCGTCCAGATTAACCTCTGCAAGCTGCGCCATAAAGTAGTAATCGAACAGATCCTCGTCGTGGGTGTCTTCAAGCAGATCCTGATAGGTTCTGGCGGGCCGGGCACCGCCTGTATTTTCTTGAATTACCGGGCCTTCAGGCACCATTTCACGAACCGGGGCTTCACCTCTGCCCTCAGGTACAAATTTGACCAGAAGTGATTCACCGTCTTCGGTCCAGCTCATTGGCGAACCGTAGTACGTGTCGTTTACCTTGCCGTTAACCAGGCGCCATGCGCGGGCTTGTTCAACATTTGCAACCCAGAGCTCAAGGCGATCTGTTTTTGTGAGCAAAAATGCGATGTGGGACCCATCGGGCGACCAACTTACATTGGTGATGACGGGGTTTTCCGGCAGACCCGAAATGGTCCTGTCGCGACCGGTGGACATGTCGCGCAGCGTGAATCCGGTAACGTATCCGGAGCGGCTTGGACCGTTTGTATTCGGATTGATCCGGATACCGGCAAGGCGAAGCTGCGGCTGGGCCATCTCTTCAATGGAGGGAAGTGAAGGCACATCCTGTAAGAGCATGATATTGCGGTCGGGCGAAAAGCTTACCGATGGATTTCTTGCACCGTCAACGAGGTCAACAAGATTCTGGGATGGTGTCATATATCCATCCTGTGCAAGTGCATCCGCAAAAATAAACGGTAAAAACAGAAAAAGAAGTAGAATAGAGCGCTTCATACAAACAGTGGATTAGGTTCAAAGTGATCTCTTGGAATTAACCAAGTTCGACGATCAGGTACAAGTGGTTTTCAGGGTGCAGGACGGAAAGAGGCCTGTCAGCATTTCCTGTGCCTTTCAGGAATTCTGACAGCGCCGGATTAGGGGCAAGGCGCGTGGTTCAGGGTTCAGGGTTCAGGGTTCAGGGTTCAGGGTTCAGGGTTCAGGGTTCAGGGTTCAGGGTTCAGGGTTCAGGGTTCAGGGTTCAGGGTTCAGGGTTCAGGGTTCAGGGTTCAGGGTTCAGGGTTCAGTAAGCTGTTTGTGAACTGTTTTAATGTCAAATTTATTAGTAGTTTATGAAATTGAATAATACTCAATACTCAATACTCAATACTCAATACTCAATACTCAATACTCCCTTCTCCCTTCTCCCTTTTCACTTTTCACTTTTCACTTCTCCATACTCCGCTTGCAGCTTTTCGCAAATGGATGTATACTCTCTACGAACTAAATAGTAATTATAAGATTCAAATACCCGAATGAGATCCCCCATATCATATATTATTGTCAGTTTCGTAATCCTGGCAGGTTGTTCAGGGCAGGAAGAGTCTGCAGAACAGATTACCTACTCCGGGCTTCCTGACCTGCAGGTCAATCAAACTATTGAAGCTGGAGAATCCGGTGAATATTTTCCCTCCAGGCTCAACGACTTGTTTGTAGGCCGGGATGGCTCCATCATCGTTTCAGATTGGGGAAGCAATACTCTTGAGCAGTTTTCTCCGGATGGAGAGCATGTTCAAACCGTCGCCTCTGAGGGAGGTGGTCCGGGAGAACTCCCAAGCTTTTTCTTCATTGCCGATACCGGAAACGACCGATTTATGATTGAACATCAGGGGGCCCGACGGGATCTGTTCATACCGGATGAAAACGGTCTTTATACCTATTCATCCACTGTTTCATCGGATGAGAACAGCGGCTATGGGTACAACATCATCGGTAAAAAATCAGACAGCGAATACTATGCGACCCCCAGAAATGTAATCAGAGACGTTCAGAGCCTGATGGTAAACCCCAAAGATTACCGGGAAGGGCCTGTGGTTCTTATTGATGATTCAGGCGGGCTGATACAGGATTCACTGGAGATGCTGCAAACTCCCCTTCCCCACCTGACGGATGCCGGTAACGGTGGTTTTCGCGTTGACGTGATTCCATACCGCAATACGGACCGATTTCATCCACTGCCTGATGGCGGCTACCTGCTTGCCAGGCCCGACAACTCGCGCCTGGAATTTTACGATATGACTCAAACCCTTCAGAGAGCGATTGAATTGAATGTGGTTCCAAGGGAGATTACACAAGCCGATATGGAATATGCTTTCAGGGATCACCGGGATGACGTAATTCGGGATATCAGGCCACGATTGCATGATTTCAAGCCGCCATTCCTAGATATTCTGGCGTCTGAAAACCATCTCTGGCTGCATACCGACAACAGTGAAAGCGGTAAGGAGTTTGTTGTTTTGGAGATGGACGGCACACCGGTTGGAAAGTTTCTTCTATCAGAATTTGATGAGGTGAAAAAAGCAGTTGATAACAGAATCTACACCATTCATAAAAACCCCGATATTGGCCATTCCGTGAGGGTGTATGAAGTGGCAATTTAGAGGGTGGTAATTCAAGATAATTGAGTGTAAGTAGCGAGATTGACATGGTATGTCTGTCAATAAAGGTATGACGATCTGATTCGCATCAGAATAGGGCGGGAGAATTAAACTCACAACCATAACAGACATACCATGTCTGCGGTTAGTGCAGGGTGCAGGTGCAGGTGCAGGTGCAGGTGCAGGTGCAGGTGCAGGTAGAAATGTAAAAAATCTGAGTTCGATGGTCAGCGCTCAGCGGTCAGCAAGGACAGGGTATAATTTTCATATTCAATACCCAATACCCAATACCCAATACTCAATACTCAATACTCAATACTCAAAAAGAAGATACTTCAGAGATCAAATATCGCATATCACTATTCTGAGAACCGCTGCTCCCTCATTTCATATTCACAAACTGCAGCGGAATGCCAAATCGCGTTGATTTAAGATGCGAGATTACCGCCTGAAGGTCGTCAATCTTCTTCCCGGTTACGCGAACCTGGTTATCCTGGATGGCAGGCTGCACCTTCAGCTTCAAACCTTTAATCTCCTTTACGATCTTTTTGGCCGTTTCACGATCTATGCCTTCTCGAATAATGGCATCCACTTTTATGTGCCCTTGACTTGTGCCCTCTTCAAGTCCATACTCAAGTACCTTGGGCTCGAGCCCGCGCTTGATAAAGTGCTTTACCAAAATATCCTTCACAGCCTGCAGTTTCATGTTTTCAGCCGCAACAAGATGGATCCGGTTCTCCTTTTTATGAAACTCCACATCGGTATGCAGTCCGCGGAAATCATAACGTGTCCCAACTTCCTTGAGCGTATTATTAACGGCATTATCCACTTCCTGGGCGTTGATTTCATTGACAATATCAAAAGAGGGCATGATGGAATCCTTAATCTTGGTTTTGGTTGAAGCAGGGTCAAATATAAATGATTTCTATTTGTAAATAACAGATTCTGTAACGAGACTTGGGTTTTAGAAATCCTTAAGATCTGAAGTATCAATATCACTACAGAAAAACAACCCTTACAATTACCCCATCGACCATGAAAAATAACCTGCTCAGTTATGTCGCAGCGAAGGACAAAAAATATCCTTTTACTGCACCCACCTGGATATATATTTCCATTATTGCCCTGTTTTTTACTTCCTCAGCAGCCGCACAGTCTGTCATGGACCGCTCACTTATTGACCGCATATCCATGGCAGTGGTACAGATTCATACACCGGACGGCACCGGATCCGGAAGCCTTGTAGAGGGATCCAACCTTATCTACACCAACCGCCATGTAGTTGAAGGATTCTATGAGTTTGAAATTTACGGCATTACGGATCCCACCCGACCCGTAGAACCGCTTTTTGTTGCTGAGCTT
This DNA window, taken from Rhodohalobacter mucosus, encodes the following:
- a CDS encoding tetratricopeptide repeat protein, translating into MKMNIKALTLFFGLFLITMASHLSAQSGSADTDEKALAMEYFIQGITDFENEDYEQALDNLTAAHVRLSTDPGINYALSDVYLAMGDYSNAAYYGRLAAEADPENKWYHLQLAEIHRRSGRNTAAIETLDNALRYHPRDLDLLFMKAESYVEFGKLLQANGVLDQILEITGSDFEIHLRKFRNYNALGMNEEALTELEAMRELNPGNLSTLQTISQLYLELGDEDSARNTLIEARERNPRDPQTLILLAEIYINNREWENLGDTFVSILGDPLIYPTQKMELVRFIYSQHTQNPEIETLAEQTSSVILAFSRNEPEYTPAQLIAAEFFIQRGESELALETLERVTTSAPDEQDAWAQRLQLLFSLERYDDIINLEDQAAEHAPNNAFAGFFTGLAFLVTDRFEKAEYWLEKAAMQPGRRNFRSLVYSSLGDARHELNEWSASKEAYEMALRLDPDNHGAKNNYAYHLSLRDERLDYAMDLAEEATTAEPDNAAYLDTLGWIHFKKGNYEEARRYIEQAVETGNAGVDVLEHLGDVYDALGDPENARIWWQKALDADPERQYLEEKIQ
- a CDS encoding DUF4292 domain-containing protein translates to MISLRKNTFVLIVLTVLLAGACSTQRTVLNVEDMNPSDLSGSELAEMVNDYSESLLTITGSGRAIVSEPGNSDRVTLEFLSSREASLITVRTGVGIEGGQILVDSDSLLVYNRVDGYAEKVSVNQSNLTSIGSLASLNMLSMFSYSLPAGQVDYVFEDDSRYLAILEDETRVTVMKGSGFVESVQQQDTRAAYSRIEYEGYAEIDAFYLPRKITIFSRDGSSRATFLVQRLDVNNPLPELTIDLPENTPIRRL
- a CDS encoding murein hydrolase activator EnvC family protein, coding for MISRSGLILILLSLIAAPTVLAQGNGSYEERRAELIEQQNTTREQIESLRQQIETYTERLGFATERYEQMYQQYLELERVITLQQEQIRQMRREQSQITEEIDLIEENITSSEERLRDLIMEYKDILTFSYKNGRTTELALLLTSSSFNQLLVRSFYLGKFDDFRQAQVNEIEDTHDELLASKTDLEETRLRNLDALAAIEQEMNNLEEQQQQQERNVELLRRDRDNIQEQVDIRQRQLSELTSTLDNLIAEEERIRREEAAGTRVMRSERVMNDEELVAVASTFRNSKGQLPWPVDNGTITQKFGLRIHPVFGTRTNYPGVDISAPPRSTVRVVNDGYVIGVEILPNFGNSILVHHGGFYTVYGNLSEIYVRKDQVLSRNDVIGLSGDENSLIGEVLFFMVREGTTSLNPEEWLQNAVP
- a CDS encoding alpha/beta hydrolase family protein, translating into MKRSILLLFLFLPFIFADALAQDGYMTPSQNLVDLVDGARNPSVSFSPDRNIMLLQDVPSLPSIEEMAQPQLRLAGIRINPNTNGPSRSGYVTGFTLRDMSTGRDRTISGLPENPVITNVSWSPDGSHIAFLLTKTDRLELWVANVEQARAWRLVNGKVNDTYYGSPMSWTEDGESLLVKFVPEGRGEAPVREMVPEGPVIQENTGGARPARTYQDLLEDTHDEDLFDYYFMAQLAEVNLDGSLKMIGSPAIYRTADLSPDGEYILVNKTERPYSYRVPAYRFPQNIQIWDRDGNMVHQFAELPLADDVPIAFSSTTEGPRSVSWRNDAPATLTWVEALDGGDPSVDVSMRDRIYQHEAPFRGNPTELFEVAYRYAGIMWSEEDFALVSEYWRADRHVRTWKIYPDNPSREAELIFDRSTEDRYGDPGSPEMKRSQYGTWVLHTVDDGNTLLLTGTGATPEGNRPFLRKYNLETGETTELWRSEAPYYEFIVTLLDDEGMQAITRRESVSVQPNYYVRDIESGDLDQITEFEHPTPQLKDVYKEFIQYEREDGVNLSATLYLPPGYDKDRDGPLPVLVWAYPREFRSADAAGQVADSPYRFAGMSYWGPHFALTQGFAVVENATMPIVGEGDANPNDTFVEQLIMSAEAVVNEMDSRGVGDPDRFAIGGHSYGAFMTANLLAHSRIFKAGIARSGAYNRTLTPFGFQAEPRNFWRADHIYLSMSPFMHADGIKDPILFIHGMEDNNSGTFPMQSERMYAAVSGLGGIARLVMLPEESHGYRARESVLHMLYEQSEWLNTYVRGIEQIDDVINR
- a CDS encoding YajQ family cyclic di-GMP-binding protein, whose amino-acid sequence is MPSFDIVNEINAQEVDNAVNNTLKEVGTRYDFRGLHTDVEFHKKENRIHLVAAENMKLQAVKDILVKHFIKRGLEPKVLEYGLEEGTSQGHIKVDAIIREGIDRETAKKIVKEIKGLKLKVQPAIQDNQVRVTGKKIDDLQAVISHLKSTRFGIPLQFVNMK